Proteins encoded in a region of the Zea mays cultivar B73 chromosome 2, Zm-B73-REFERENCE-NAM-5.0, whole genome shotgun sequence genome:
- the LOC100282384 gene encoding NADH-ubiquinone oxidoreductase 51 kDa subunit (The RefSeq protein has 5 substitutions compared to this genomic sequence) yields MAMRRALLRSVDFSPDSKAAVEYFYSFSRAQSACSLNGAGLCPASRSFSTQAATTSSTPQPPPPPPPPEKTHFGGLKDEDRIFTNLYGLHDPFLKGAVKRGDWYRTKDLVIKGADWIVNEMKKSGLRGRGGAGFPSGLKWSFMPKVSDGRPSYLVVNADESEPGTCKDREIMRHDPHKLLEGCLIAGVGMRASAAYIYIRGEYVNERLNLEKARQEAYAAGLLGKNACGSGYDFDVHIHFGAGAYICGEETALLESLEGKQGKPRLKPPFPANAGLYGCPTTVTNVETVAVSPTILRRGPEWFASFGRKNNSGTKLYCISGHVNKPCTVEEEMSIPLKELLERHCGGVRGGWDNLLAVIPGGSSVPLLPKHICDDVLMDYDALKAVQSGLGTAAVIVMDKSTDVVDAIARLSYFYKHESCGQCTPCREGTPWLWMIMERLKVGDAKLEEIDMLQEVTKQIEGHTICALGDAAAWPVQGLIRHFRPELEKRIRERAERELLAASA; encoded by the exons ATGGCGCTGCGACGGGCGCTCCTCAGATCGGTCAACTTCTCCCCCGACAGCAAG GCTGCAATTGAGTACTTTTATTCTTTCTCAAGGGCACAGTCTGCTTGTTCTCTCAATGGTGCTGGTCTTTGTCCTGCTAGTAGATCATTTAGCACCCAGGCTGCCACTACGTCAAGCAcaccacagcctccacctccaccacccccTCCAGAGAAGACTCACTTTGGTGGTCTCAAAGATGAGGATCGCATTTTCACCAACCTCTATGGTCTGCATGACCCTTTTCTGAAAGGCGCGGTGAAGAGAGGTGACTGGTATAGGACCAAGGATTTGGTGATTAAGGGGGCAGACTGGATAGTTAATGAAATGAAGAAATCAGGTCTTCGGGGTCGTGGAGGTGCAGGTTTTCCCTCTGGTCTGAAATGGTCCTTTATGCCCAAGGTTTCTGATGGACGCCCTTCTTATCTTGTTGTTAATGCTGATGAGAGTGAGCCTGGAACTTGCAAAGATAGAGAAATCATGCGCCAAGACCCCCACAAGCTTCTGGAAGGATGCCTTATTGCTGGAGTTGGAATGAGGGCATCAGCTGCTTACATCTACATTCGAGGTGAATACGTGAATGAGCGTCTCAACCTCGAGAAAGCTCGGCAGGAAGCATATGCAGCTGGACTTCTCGGTAAGAATGCTTGTGGATCTGGTTATGATTTTGATGTGCATATTCATTTTGGTGCTGGTGCGTACATCTGTGGTGAAGAGACTGCCCTATTAGAGAGCCTTGAAGGGAAGCAGGGCAAACCTAGGCTGAAGCCACCTTTCCCAGCCAATGCTGGGCTTTACGGCTGCCCCACAACTGTGACCAATGTTGAAACTGTGGCTGTATCCCCAACAATTCTTAGGCGTGGTCCAGAATGGTTCGCAAGCTTTGGGCGCAAGAACAACTCCGGAACCAAACTCTACTGCATCTCAGGTCATGTGAACAAGCCTTGCACCGTGGAAGAGGAAATGAGCATACCTCTGAAGGAGTTGCTCGAGAGGCACTGTGGAGGTGTGAGAGGAGGATGGGACAACCTGCTTGCAGTAATTCCCGGCGGTTCATCCGTTCCCCTTTTACCAAAGCACATATGTGACGATGTGTTGATGGACTACGACGCGCTGAAGGCTGTGCAGTCTGGATTGGGTACCGCAGCTGTCATCGTGATGGACAAATCTACGGACGTTGTCGACGCGATTGCCAGGCTGTCCTACTTCTACAAACACGAGAGCTGTGGGCAGTGCACGCCCTGCCGAGAGGGCACGCCCTGGCTCTGGATGATCATGGAGAGGCTCAAGGTTGGTGACGCGAAGCTAGAGGAAATCGACATGCTTCAGGAGGTCACGAAGCAAATCGAAGGGCATACTATCTGTGCCCTCGGGGACGCTGCGGCGTGGCCTGTGCAGGGACTTATCAGGCACTTCAGGCCGGAGTTGGAGAGGAGGATCCGCGAGCGAGCTGAAAGGGAGCTGTTGGCGGCTTCTGCATGA
- the LOC103649327 gene encoding thiol protease SEN102, with translation MVKKMGASRALVLAAAMLAMAVAAKGALLLTDKDLESEESMWSLYERWRSVHTVSRDLREKQSRFEAFKANARHIGEFNKRKDVPYKLGLNKFADLTQEEFVSKYTGAKVVDSEAAARLASGVRVSSSDESPPQLAASVGDAPDAWDWRDHGAVTAVKDQGQCGSCWAFSAVGAVESVNAIVTGNLLTLSEQQMLDCSGAGDCTYGGYTYYAMLYAISNGLTLDQCGKTPYYQRYDAQQHLPCRFDAKKPPVVKIDSMYVMNNADEAALKRAVYKQPVSVLIDAGGIGYYSEGVFTGPCGTSLNHAVLLVGYGATADGTKYWIVKNSWGADWGEKGYFRLKRDVGTQGGLCGITMYPIYPIKNCPCPAAAAAVAAY, from the exons ATGGTGAAGAAAATGGGAGCTAGCCGAGCGCTTGTGTTGGCAGCAGCAATGCTGGCCATGGCCGTGGCGGCCAAGGGTGCCCTGCTGCTGACGGACAAGGACCTGGAGTCGGAGGAGAGCATGTGGAGTCTGTACGAGCGGTGGCGCAGCGTGCACACCGTGTCGCGGGACCTCAGGGAGAAGCAGAGCAGGTTCGAGGCGTTCAAGGCGAACGCCAGGCACATCGGCGAGTTCAACAAGAGGAAAGACGTTCCCTACAAgctcggcctcaacaagttcgcggACCTGACGCAGGAGGAGTTCGTCAGCAAGTACACGGGCGCCAAGGTCGTCGACTCCGAGGCCGCCGCCAGGCTCGCCAGCGGCGTGCGCGTGTCGTCCAGCGACGAGTCGCCGCCGCAGCTGGCCGCCTCCGTCGGCGACGCGCCCGACGCGTGGGACTGGAGAGACCACGGAGCCGTCACCGCCGTGAAGGACCAGGGGCAGTGCGGCAGCTGCTGGGCCTTCTCGGCAGTGGGCGCGGTGGAGAGCGTCAACGCCATCGTCACGGGCAACCTGCTCACGCTGTCGGAGCAGCAGATGCTCGACTGCTCCGGCGCCGGCGACTGCACCTACGGCGGGTACACGTACTACGCCATGCTGTACGCCATCAGTAACGGGCTTACCCTCGACCAGTGCGGCAAGACTCCCTACTACCAGCGCTACGACGCCCAGCAGCATCTACCCTGCAGATTCGACGCG AAAAAGCCTCCTGTGGTGAAGATCGACAGCATGTACGTGATGAACAACGCCGACGAGGCCGCCCTGAAGCGGGCAGTGTACAAGCAGCCGGTGTCCGTGCTCATCGACGCCGGCGGCATCGGCTACTACAGCGAGGGCGTCTTCACGGGGCCGTGCGGGACGTCGCTGAACCACGCCGTGCTGCTCGTCGGCTACGGCGCCACCGCGGATGGCACCAAGTACTGGATCGTCAAGAACTCGTGGGGCGCCGACTGGGGCGAGAAGGGATATTTCCGCCTCAAGCGCGACGTCGGCACCCAGGGCGGTCTCTGTGGCATCACCATGTACCCCATTTATCCCATCAAGAACTGCCcctgcccggcggcggcggctgctgtTGCGGCCTACTAG